GGCCCCAAAGTTACGTGCCACCTTTGCATCATGTGGTGTATCGGCGTTGGTGCGCACCTTGAGGCGACGGACACTGTCAACCCAGCCCATCAGGGTACCAAAGTCACCCGTCAGTTCGGGTTGAACGGTTGGCACCTTACCCAGCATAACCTGCCCGGTTGAACCGTCGAGGGTCAGCATGTCCCCTTTTTTAACAGTCACCCCACCGGTTGCAACAAAGAGCTCTTTTTCATAGTTGACGCGGATATCCCCGCAACCGGAGACGCAGCATTTTCCCATCCCGCGCGCCACCACGGCCGCATGTGATGTCATCCCGCCCCGTGTAGTCAGAATTCCCTGCGCCGCGTGCATGCCATGGATATCTTCGGGGCTGGTTTCGATCCGGACCAGAATAACCTTGCGCCCCTCACGGGCGGCTGATTCAGCCTCATCCGCATAAAAGACCACCTCACCGCTCGCCGCTCCGGGTGAGGCCGGAAGCCCCTTGGCGATCACTTGTTTTTCGGCTTTAGGGTCAAGCGAGGGGTGGAGCAGTTGGTCAAGTTGCTCGGGAGAGACGCGCAGAATAGCTTCCTTCTGACTGATCAACCCTTCCCGGACCATATCAACGGCTACACGGATCGCAGCAGTTGCAGTGCGCTTACCGGTGCGCGTCTGCAACATAAATAGCCGACCCTTTTCGATGGTAAACTCAATATCCTGCATATCATGATAATGTTTTTCGAGGGTCTGCTGAATCGTCATCAACTGTGCATAACTCTCCGGCATCACCTCTTCCATCGACGGCAAAGAGCCGTCGCCACCAGCCATATTAATCGGCTGAGGCGTGCGGATACCCGCGACCACATCTTCCCCCTGGGCGTTCACCAGAAACTCTCCAAAAAAGAGGTTTTCACCGGTCGAGGGGTTCCGAGTAAAGGCGACACCCGTGGCGCAATCATTCCCCATATTGCCGAAGACCATCGACTGAACGCTGACAGCAGTGCCCCAGGTTGCCGGGATATTATTCAAGCGGCGATAGGTAATAGCGCGTGGGTTCATCCAGGATCCGAACACCGCGCCGATGGCGCCCCATAGCTGATCCTGCGGGTTTTCGGGGAAGGAGGTGCCTAGCGTCTCCTTCACTTTATTTTTAAACAACCCAACCAGTTGCTTAAGATCATCGGCAGTCAGTTCGGTATCGAGGTCAACGCCACGATCCTCTTTTAATTCTTCGAAAATATCTTCAAGGATGTCACCCTTCAGTCCCATCACAACGTTGGCGTACATCTGGATAAAACGACGGTATGAATCGTAGGCGAAGCGCGGGTCTTTACTCTGGTCGATGATCCCCCGGATGGTTTCATCATTAAGTCCCAGATTAAGTACCGTATCCATCATACCCGGCATCGAAGCACGCGAACCGGAACGCACAGAAACCAGGAGAGGATTGGTGCGGTCACCAAACTTTTTTCCCATCAACTGCTCAACCCGCGCCATATGCTCAGACACCTCCTGAATCAGCCCTGCAGGATACTGACGGTCGTTGGCATAAAAGGCAGTACAGACCTCGGTAGTTATAGTGAAACCGGCAGGGACCGGCAGACCGATGGAGGTCATTTCAGCGAGATTGGCACCTTTGCCCCCGAGCAGATTGCGCATGCCGCTTGCTCCGTCGGCCTGGCCTCCCCCAAAAAAATACACATACTTTGTCATATCAACCACTCCTCTACGTTAGGTCTCTAACCTCAAATAAAAAGACCGAAAAGCCTACATCACCCGAAGATCAAATGATAAAAGCCCAAGCACAATCATGCCTCAACATTGGCACTCTCATACCGATTGCGAAGACGATTGAACCGGAGCTTCATCATTGTGAGCCTCCCGGGAGATGACCGGTATCGGCCATCAATAATAAGTATAGTCTGAAATCGACGTCGTGCTGCGGGAATTCAGGTTTCGTGCGACAGTGCCCGCCGCCGCCCGAAACTCAGGCTGATATCTTCGAAAAATCCGCTATATCAGTAAAGAGCCGCGAGACTGAGGTTAACAGAGCCAACCGATTGATGCGCACCTTTTCATCTTCGGCCATAACCATAACCCCGTCAAAGAAGGCATCGACCGCAGGTCGAAGCCCGGCGATAGTTATCAGAGCTTTGGAGTAATCTGCAGCATCCACAAGTTGTTTCAACCCGTTCTGAACTGCTATCAGCTGCTGATGCAGGACTTTTTCACTTTCTGTTTCAAACAGGGAAGGATCGACAACCTCAACGACGCCCCCCTTGATAATATTGACCACGCGTTTGAAAGCAGCGGCGAGGGGTTCAAAATCATCGCGACCTTTCAACTCGGTCAGGGCCTTCACCCGGGCCAGGGCATCCCCTGGCTGGTCAAAACTGGCACTCAGAACTGCATCAACCACCTCAGCTGGATATCCCTGACTGGTCAACATATTAACCAGCCGCAGACGGATAAATTCGACCACTTCGGCCGCGATGACCGCCAGCGGGCGCTCAGCTTTTTTCTCAAGCAGATGCAGGCTACGCGCGACCAGAGTCGGAATTGAAACAACGTAGTTCCGTTCCAGAATAATCGCGAGAATGCCAATGGTTGCGCGTCGCAGCGCATAAGGGTCGGCAGTGCCGGTTGGGATGAGACCAACCGAGAAGCAACCACAGAGGGTATCGATCTTGTCGGCCAGGGAGACGAAAGCACCAACATCATCCGACGGCAGTTCTCCGCCCGCCTGAGTCGGCAGGTAATGTTCGAA
Above is a genomic segment from Geopsychrobacter electrodiphilus DSM 16401 containing:
- the ppdK gene encoding pyruvate, phosphate dikinase gives rise to the protein MTKYVYFFGGGQADGASGMRNLLGGKGANLAEMTSIGLPVPAGFTITTEVCTAFYANDRQYPAGLIQEVSEHMARVEQLMGKKFGDRTNPLLVSVRSGSRASMPGMMDTVLNLGLNDETIRGIIDQSKDPRFAYDSYRRFIQMYANVVMGLKGDILEDIFEELKEDRGVDLDTELTADDLKQLVGLFKNKVKETLGTSFPENPQDQLWGAIGAVFGSWMNPRAITYRRLNNIPATWGTAVSVQSMVFGNMGNDCATGVAFTRNPSTGENLFFGEFLVNAQGEDVVAGIRTPQPINMAGGDGSLPSMEEVMPESYAQLMTIQQTLEKHYHDMQDIEFTIEKGRLFMLQTRTGKRTATAAIRVAVDMVREGLISQKEAILRVSPEQLDQLLHPSLDPKAEKQVIAKGLPASPGAASGEVVFYADEAESAAREGRKVILVRIETSPEDIHGMHAAQGILTTRGGMTSHAAVVARGMGKCCVSGCGDIRVNYEKELFVATGGVTVKKGDMLTLDGSTGQVMLGKVPTVQPELTGDFGTLMGWVDSVRRLKVRTNADTPHDAKVARNFGAEGIGLCRTEHMFFDAERIMAVREMILAEDLEGRTNALAKILPMQKSDFLGLFREMKDLPVTIRLLDPPLHEFLPQTEAEIVDLAKVMKVPPQTLHAKVDSLHETNPMLGHRGCRLGISYPEIYDMQVQAIIEAACELVKNEGFSIIPEIMIPLVSHVNELAVLRKNAIRVADEVIARYAVKVEYLIGTMIELPRAALTADEIATEAEFFSFGTNDLTQTCFGLSRDDAGKFLPSYVDQEILPEDPFVAIDQNGVGQLIQIGCEKGRKTRPAIKLGICGEHGGEPSSVIFCHKVGLDYVSCSPFRVPIARLAAAHAVLLED